From Halostella salina, one genomic window encodes:
- the rnhB gene encoding ribonuclease HII, translating to MTGVFGADEAGRGPALGSMFAAAVAVDDPAALPDGVDDSKRLAPERREELAGRLRDADGVQVGVAEVPPDRIDAPETDMNTLTVAAQAEALAAVAAEGMRGVVDACDTSEARFARRVADELAASVDLTAEHGADERHAVVGAASVVAKVERDAQMARYGDEFGAVGSGYPSDPTTREFLADYVAENGALPPFARETWGTCEDALAAAEQSGLDDF from the coding sequence ATGACCGGCGTGTTCGGTGCTGACGAGGCGGGCCGAGGGCCGGCGCTCGGGTCGATGTTCGCGGCGGCGGTCGCGGTCGACGACCCGGCCGCGCTGCCCGACGGCGTCGACGACTCAAAGCGGCTCGCCCCCGAACGCCGCGAGGAACTGGCCGGGCGACTGCGCGATGCGGACGGCGTACAGGTCGGCGTCGCGGAGGTCCCGCCGGACCGGATCGACGCGCCCGAGACGGACATGAACACCCTCACGGTCGCCGCGCAGGCCGAGGCGCTCGCTGCGGTCGCCGCCGAGGGCATGCGCGGCGTCGTCGACGCCTGCGACACCAGCGAGGCGCGGTTCGCACGGCGGGTTGCCGACGAACTGGCCGCCTCGGTCGACCTGACGGCGGAACACGGAGCCGACGAGCGCCACGCGGTCGTCGGCGCGGCCAGCGTCGTGGCGAAAGTCGAGCGCGACGCCCAGATGGCGCGCTACGGCGACGAGTTCGGCGCGGTCGGCAGCGGCTACCCGAGCGACCCGACCACCCGCGAGTTTCTGGCCGACTACGTCGCCGAGAACGGGGCACTCCCACCGTTCGCGCGGGAGACGTGGGGGACGTGCGAGGACGCTCTCGCGGCAGCAGAACAGTCGGGACTGGACGACTTCTGA
- a CDS encoding tRNA pseudouridine(54/55) synthase Pus10: MSVIEDARAVADAGPVCDACLGRPFADRSFGLTNAERGKGLRVAAALADDEDYDAPDPADCWVCEGYAGQFDEWAERVAEAVDGVEFGTYQVGTRVPPLVEENERLLREEAGLPEDAGESFKSEFNREVGKRVGRLTDTEVDFDRPDVLALLNLEREGDVEVQVNPAFVYGRYRKLQRDIPQTEWPCRECGGSGKQLGDDGEEPCDYCGGSGYLYDESVEELVAPHVREAMEGEEAVFHGAGREDVDARMLESGRPFVVEVKAPGRRSPDTDDLQARINEAADGKAEVRHLALATHEMVERVKELDASKTYRMDVAFGDAVAPDALAEAVADLDGATVEQFTPERVDHRRASVTRTREVYDIEAELDDGTHATLELHGEGGLYVKELVSGDGGRTEPSLADLLGVDAEVTALDVLDVRGEDEPFDDPEYLRE; encoded by the coding sequence ATGAGCGTTATCGAGGACGCCCGCGCCGTCGCCGACGCGGGACCGGTCTGCGACGCCTGTCTGGGGCGGCCGTTCGCGGACCGGAGCTTCGGGCTGACGAACGCCGAGCGCGGCAAGGGCCTGCGGGTGGCCGCCGCGCTGGCGGACGACGAGGACTACGACGCCCCGGACCCGGCCGACTGCTGGGTGTGCGAGGGGTACGCCGGGCAGTTCGACGAGTGGGCCGAACGCGTCGCCGAGGCCGTCGATGGGGTCGAGTTCGGGACGTATCAGGTCGGGACGCGCGTCCCGCCGCTGGTCGAGGAGAACGAGCGCCTGCTCCGCGAGGAAGCAGGCCTGCCCGAGGACGCGGGCGAGTCGTTCAAATCCGAGTTCAATCGCGAGGTCGGCAAGCGCGTCGGGCGGCTGACCGACACCGAGGTGGACTTCGACCGGCCGGACGTGCTGGCGCTGTTGAACCTCGAACGCGAGGGCGACGTCGAGGTGCAGGTCAACCCGGCGTTCGTCTACGGGCGCTACCGGAAGCTGCAGCGGGACATCCCCCAGACGGAGTGGCCCTGCCGGGAGTGCGGCGGCAGCGGGAAACAGCTCGGCGACGACGGCGAGGAGCCCTGCGACTACTGCGGCGGCAGCGGCTACCTGTACGACGAGAGCGTCGAGGAGCTGGTCGCGCCCCACGTCCGCGAGGCGATGGAGGGCGAGGAGGCCGTCTTCCACGGCGCTGGGCGCGAGGACGTGGACGCCCGGATGCTCGAATCGGGCCGCCCGTTCGTCGTCGAAGTGAAAGCGCCCGGGCGGCGGAGTCCAGACACCGACGACCTGCAGGCACGGATCAACGAGGCCGCTGACGGCAAGGCGGAGGTCCGGCACCTCGCGCTGGCGACCCACGAGATGGTCGAGCGCGTGAAGGAACTCGACGCGAGCAAGACCTACCGGATGGACGTTGCGTTCGGGGACGCCGTCGCGCCGGACGCGCTGGCCGAGGCCGTCGCGGACCTCGACGGGGCGACCGTCGAGCAGTTCACCCCGGAGCGCGTCGACCACCGCCGCGCGAGCGTCACCCGGACTCGGGAGGTGTACGACATCGAGGCGGAACTCGACGACGGGACGCACGCGACCCTCGAACTCCACGGGGAGGGCGGGCTGTACGTGAAGGAACTCGTCAGCGGCGACGGCGGCCGCACGGAGCCGAGCCTCGCCGACCTGCTCGGCGTCGACGCCGAGGTGACGGCGCTGGACGTGCTCGACGTGCGGGGCGAGGACGAACCGTTCGACGACCCCGAGTACCTCCGGGAGTAG